One Triplophysa dalaica isolate WHDGS20190420 chromosome 11, ASM1584641v1, whole genome shotgun sequence genomic window carries:
- the ndufaf1 gene encoding complex I intermediate-associated protein 30, mitochondrial isoform X2 — MKEITGDQARPRTPAGPGKRYTLTSPKVWKTQVQWEFRGPESLNQWIVSSDQEIGGRSAAYIKLGRNNTTCFLYGMLCSTAPRDGETRYSGYCTMRSKQPLGSFDRKKHYDWSTFNTLHMRIRGDGRPWMVNISAETYFSHQRDDIYSYFLYTRGGPYWQDVKIPFSKFFLSSRGRIQDDQHALWLDKVNSIGFTLGDKADGPFQLEIDFIALCNDHAHTEEFAYELYKRNPEV, encoded by the exons ATGAAAGAGATTACAGGAGACCAGGCCAGGCCCCGGACACCCGCTGGCCCTGGCAAAAGATACACTTTGACTTCTCCAAAGGTGTGGAAG ACCCAGGTCCAGTGGGAATTCCGTGGACCGGAAAGTCTGAATCAGTGGATTGTGTCATCTGATCAGGAGATTGGGGGCCGTAGTGCGGCATACATCAAGCTTGGAAGGAACAATACCACGTGTTTTCTATATGGGATGTTGTGCTCAACGGCTCCCCGTGATGGAGAGACAAGATATAGTGGATACTGCACAATGCGATCCAAACAACCACTG GGCTCATTTGACCGAAAAAAGCACTATGATTGGTCTACTTTCAACACCTTACACATGCGTATCCGTGGAGATGGAAGACCATGGATGGTGAACATTTCAGCAGAAACCTACTTTTCTCACCAGAGAGATGACATATATAGTTACTTCCTCTACACGAGAGGGGGGCCCTACTGGCAAGATGTCAAG ATCCCATTCTCTAAATTTTTCCTTTCTAGTCGGGGGAGGATACAAGATGATCAGCATGCTCTCTGGTTAGACAAG gtTAACAGTATTGGTTTTACATTGGGAGACAAAGCAGATGGCCCATTTCAGCTGGAGATTGACTTCATCGCACTGTGTAATGACCATGCCCATACAGAGGAGTTTGCATATGAGCTTTATAAGAGAAACCCAGAGGTCTAA
- the golga5 gene encoding golgin subfamily A member 5 produces the protein MSWFADLAGKAEDLLNKVDQGAASALVKQSASKSSLPYNSTDTTDSIQYNSADYSSTHDQQQKDSISTSSHGTAGFISAAAGNIKKSKATVLAGTVNVSSVTPLGSSSKASSSFVRPKKPEVDDDLLFDFLNSSDPPQSERKEVRRETVSKVLGPAGGLNQAQVPPTFVAGDLQMGPSVTATPSSTQGLSRNSSIGSLSNSSHSIKTEDGSTRDHSNGEAPESLNLEMEAPAEPQTAPMIPPQDQLQQQGQEQVISSLRLENQLLRNEVSSLNQEMASLIQRAKEMQEEVNLARGRADKWNSDQSRVDRTVRELRSQVDDLTEALSAKDGQLAVLKVRLDEADQLLKARSSALEEAQSERIRIIQDQSEGSSLHSQALQTLQERARDADAALKREQESYRQMQNEFATRLSKVEAERQTLAESLTNAERRVTDEKQRAEDFQQQLKSARSTSEYAKQELQDYKNKASRILQSKEKLINSLKEGSGLEVMEGAGASVELEELRHEKELQRDEIQKLQGQIQSLRTEIQDLETQALTETENWREQLAEVQEQQSQHIRAKQEIEAELERCKQELQYIEEEHHRTKITLQGRVKDREDEIQKLRNQLTNKALSNNSQAELEGRLHQLTETLIQKQTMLEALGTEKNSLVFQLERLEQQLKSLQGGQNSGSHINMAAVEGPGTRQRNTPILFSDADGTGTGVYGKVRKAASTIDRFSIRLGIFLRRYPMARVFVIIYMALLHLWVMIVLLTYTPEMHPNHPDGR, from the exons ATGTCTTGGTTTGCTGATCTTGCCGGGAAGGCAGAGGACTTGCTGAATAAAGTGGACCAGGGTGCAGCGAGTGCTTTGGTCAAACAGTCAGCTAGCAAGTCCTCCCTCCCCTACAATAGCACTGACACCACAGATTCAATACAGTACAACTCTGCAGATTACAGCTCCACCCATGACCAACAGCAAAAGGACTCCATCTCCACCTCATCCCATGGCACCGCAGGGTTTATATCTGCAGCCGCTGGGAACATAAAGAAATCCAAAGCCACTGTTTTGGCTGGTACAGTGAATGTCTCCAGCGTCACGCCTTTGGGCTCTAGCAGCAAGGCTTCGTCCAGCTTTGTGCGGCCCAAAAAGCCAGAAGTGGATGATGACTTGCTCTTTGACTTTCTGAACAGTTCAGATCCACCTCAAAGCGAAAGAAAGGAGGTCAGGAGAGAAACGGTGTCTAAAGTGTTAGGCCCTGCAGGAGGATTAAATCAGGCCCAGGTGCCCCCCACTTTTGTTGCAGGTGATCTCCAGATGGGCCCTTCTGTCACAGCAACCCCATCGTCCACACAGGGCCTTTCCAGAAATTCCAGCATTGGCTCCCTTTCTAACAGTTCTCACAGCATTAAAACAGAGGACGGCTCCACGCGAGATCACAGCAACG GTGAGGCTCCAGAGAGTCTGAATTTAGAGATGGAAGCTCCTGCAGAGCCCCAGACAGCACCGATGATCCCACCCCAAGACCAGCTGCAGCAGCAGGGCCAAGAGCAGGTGATTTCCAGCCTTCGCCTTGAGAACCAGCTTTTGCGCAATGAAGTCTCTTCTCTTAACCAGGAGATGGCGTCTCTGATCCAGAGAGCCAAAGAAATGCAGGAGG AAGTGAATCTTGCCCGAGGTCGTGCCGACAAATGGAACTCGGACCAGTCTCGTGTTGATCGCACAGTTCGGGAGCTGAGATCGCAGGTTGATGATCTCACAGAAGCTCTGTCTGCGAAAGACGGTCAGCTAGCGGTACTAAAGGTGCGACTGGATGAGGCAGATCAGCTACTGAAAGCTCGAAGCTCGGCTCTTGAGGAAGCACAGAGCGAGAGAATCAG GATCATCCAGGACCAAAGCGAGGGTAGCAGTCTTCATTCTCAGGCTTTACAGACACTACAGGAACGAGCGAGAGATGCAGATGCTGCACTGAAGAGGGAGCAAGAGAGCTACAGACAGATGCAG AATGAGTTTGCGACACGGTTGTCGAAGGTGGAGGCAGAACGTCAGACGTTGGCCGAGTCGCTAACGAACGCAGAGCGCCGTGTGACGGACGAGAAACAGAGAGCTGAAGACTTTCAGCAACAGCTCAAGAGCGCACGCTCCACATCAGAGTACGCCAAACAAGAGCTTCAGGACTACAAAAACAAAGCCTCGCGTATATTACAg TCAAAAGAGAAGCTGATCAACAGTCTGAAGGAGGGCTCAGGTCTTGAGGTCATGGAAGGAGCCGGGGCCAGTGTTGAACTTGAGGAGCTACGGCATGAGAAAGAGCTGCAAAGAGATGAGATTCAAAAACTACAGGGCCAGATACAAAGCTTACGAACAGAGATACAG GATCTGGAAACCCAAGCACTCACAGAGACAGAGAACTGGAGAGAACAACTGGCAGAAGTACAGGAACAACAATCCCAGCACATCAGAGCCAAACAGGAAATAGAGGCTGAGTTGGAGAGATGCAAACAG GAACTGCAGTACATTGAGGAAGAGCATCACCGCACTAAAATCACCCTGCAGGGCCGTGTCAAAGATCGGGAAGATGAGATCCAGAAGCTTAGAAACCAG CTGACCAATAAGGCTCTGAGCAACAACAGTCAGGCAGAACTGGAGGGCCGTTTGCATCAGTTGACAGAGACACTGATTCAGAAGCAGACCATGTTGGAAGCCCTGGGCACAGAGAAGAATTCACTAGTCTTTCAGTTGGAAAGATTGGAACAGCAACTGAAGAGCCTGCAGGGCGGTCAAAACAGTGGATCACACATTAACATGGCTGCAGTAGAGGGACCAG GTACTAGGCAGAGAAACACACCAATCCTGTTTAGTGATGCAGATGGCACTGGGACAGGAGTGTATGGGAAGGTTCGTAAAGCGGCCAGCACCATCGACCGTTTCAG TATACGTCTTGGAATCTTTCTTAGACGTTATCCAATGGCCAGGGTCTTTGTTATTATATATATG gCACTACTTCACCTTTGGGTAATGATTGTCCTCTTAACATATACACCAGAGATGCACCCTAATCATCCTGATGGGAGATAA
- the ndufaf1 gene encoding complex I intermediate-associated protein 30, mitochondrial isoform X1: MALSRKTFKTLFGIPRVIYRKPLSFPSTSPSSGILITRGAYERDYRRPGQAPDTRWPWQKIHFDFSKGVEGIRKHFGLFRDEFVNRFTGPEGKPLINHMLEQTQVQWEFRGPESLNQWIVSSDQEIGGRSAAYIKLGRNNTTCFLYGMLCSTAPRDGETRYSGYCTMRSKQPLGSFDRKKHYDWSTFNTLHMRIRGDGRPWMVNISAETYFSHQRDDIYSYFLYTRGGPYWQDVKIPFSKFFLSSRGRIQDDQHALWLDKVNSIGFTLGDKADGPFQLEIDFIALCNDHAHTEEFAYELYKRNPEV; this comes from the exons ATGGCTTTATCgagaaaaacattcaaaactcTGTTTGGAATTCCTCGTGTCATTTACAGAAAGCCTCTGTCATTTCCTTCCACATCACCCTCCTCGGGTATATTGATCACCAGGGGTGCCTATGAAAGAGATTACAGGAGACCAGGCCAGGCCCCGGACACCCGCTGGCCCTGGCAAAAGATACACTTTGACTTCTCCAAAGGTGTGGAAGGTATCAGAAAGCATTTCGGGCTGTTTAGGGATGAGTTTGTAAATCGCTTTACTGGGCCAGAAGGAAAACCTTTAATAAATCATATGTTGGAGCAGACCCAGGTCCAGTGGGAATTCCGTGGACCGGAAAGTCTGAATCAGTGGATTGTGTCATCTGATCAGGAGATTGGGGGCCGTAGTGCGGCATACATCAAGCTTGGAAGGAACAATACCACGTGTTTTCTATATGGGATGTTGTGCTCAACGGCTCCCCGTGATGGAGAGACAAGATATAGTGGATACTGCACAATGCGATCCAAACAACCACTG GGCTCATTTGACCGAAAAAAGCACTATGATTGGTCTACTTTCAACACCTTACACATGCGTATCCGTGGAGATGGAAGACCATGGATGGTGAACATTTCAGCAGAAACCTACTTTTCTCACCAGAGAGATGACATATATAGTTACTTCCTCTACACGAGAGGGGGGCCCTACTGGCAAGATGTCAAG ATCCCATTCTCTAAATTTTTCCTTTCTAGTCGGGGGAGGATACAAGATGATCAGCATGCTCTCTGGTTAGACAAG gtTAACAGTATTGGTTTTACATTGGGAGACAAAGCAGATGGCCCATTTCAGCTGGAGATTGACTTCATCGCACTGTGTAATGACCATGCCCATACAGAGGAGTTTGCATATGAGCTTTATAAGAGAAACCCAGAGGTCTAA
- the rtf1 gene encoding RNA polymerase-associated protein RTF1 homolog gives MVNVKKRKGRVVIDSDSEDSASDDNLDQELLSLAKRKRVDSEDQEEPVSKPAASTDSETSDSDDEWTVGGTKTKKKGKLSKGPEKKNAIKKQKGKAASSGSSNGDSSAESSAPEEGEVSDSDSNSSSSSSDSDSSSEDEVFRDGYGDDLMGDEEDRARLEQMTEKEREQELFNRIEKREVLKRRFEIKQKLKTAKKKEKEEKKKKQEEEQEKRKLSQVPDTQVVMSHNKERRIKRDEKLDKKSQAMEELKAEREKRKNRTAELLAKRQPLKTSEVYSDDEEEEEDDDDKSSVKSDRSSRSSSFDDEEEKEEAPPKSQPVSLPDELNRIRLSRHKLERWCHMPFFAKTVTGCFVRIGIGNSSSKPVYRVAEIIDVVETAKIYQLGSTRTNKGLQLRHGNDTRVFRLEFVSNQEFTENEFMKWKEAMFVAGMQFPTLDEISKKEQSIKEAVNYKFNDKDIEDIVKEKDRFRKAPPNYAMKKTQLLKEKAMAEETGDGEKVKGLQDQLNELEERAEALDRQRTKNISAISYINQRNRSWNIVESEKALVAEGQNAKNQQMDPFTRRQCKPTMVSNARDPSVHAAILAHLNQKYGSGSGQDNPQQANKQGQTGQKDKDNNKPNSDLSEDLFKVHDFDVKIDLQVPNAEAKSLAVSSNALPVKDGAPRRSLNLEDYKKRRGLI, from the exons ATGGTGAATGTAAAGAAACGGAAAGGTCGGGTTGTGATCGACTCCGACTCTGAGGATAGTGCAAGCGATGATAATTTGGATCAG GAACTGCTTTCTCTTGCAAAGAGAAAACGTGTGGATTCTGAGGATCAAGAAGAGCCTGTTAGCAAACCTGCAGCCTCCACAGATTCGGAGACATCGGACAGCGATGATGAG TGGACCGTTGGAGGCACTAAAACCAAAAAGAAGGGGAAGCTGAGCAAAGGCCCAGAGAAGAAGAACGCGATCAAGAAACAAAAGGGCAAAGCGGCTTCATCGGGAAGCTCAAATGGAGACAGTTCAGCAGAGAGTTCCGCTCCAGAGGAGG GTGAGGTGTCAGACTCCGACAGTAACAGCTCATCCTCCAGTTCGGATTCGGATTCTTCCTCGGAGGATGAGGTTTTCCGGGACGGGTATGGCGATGATCTTATGGGGGATGAAGAGGACAGAGCCCGTTTGGAGCaaatgacagaaaaagagagagaacaggaGCTGTTCAATCGAATAGAGAAGAGAGAAGTTCTTAAGAGGAG GTTTGAAATCAAGCAAAAACTGAAGACAGCAAAGAAGAAGGAAAAagaagagaagaagaaaaaacaagaggAGGAGCAAGAGAAGAGAAAACTGTCTCAGGTCCCCGACACTCAGGTG GTGATGTCCCATAATAAAGAGAGACGGATCAAGAGAGATGAGAAACTGGACAAGAAGTCACAGGCCATGGAAGAGTTGAAGGCTGAAAGAGAGAAGAGGAAAAACAGAACTG CTGAGCTCTTAGCCAAAAGGCAACCACTGAAGACGAGCGAGGTCTACTCggatgatgaagaagaggaggaagacgATGATGACAAGTCTTCAGTAAAGAGTGACCGCAGCTCAAGATCTTCATCTTTTGATGATGAGGAGGA GAAAGAAGAAGCTCCGCCCAAATCCCAGCCGGTGTCATTACCAGATGAGCTGAATCGAATTCGGTTGTCCCGGCACAAGCTGGAACGCTGGTGTCACATGCCGTTTTTTGCTAAAACTGTTACTGGTTGTTTTGTGCGGATTGGCATTGGAAACAGCAGCAGCAAACCTGTTTATCGG GTGGCTGAAATCATTGATGTGGTGGAGACGGCTAAAATTTATCAGCTCGGGTCCACACGGACAAATAAAGGCCTTCAGCTCCG ACATGGAAATGACACACGAGTTTTCAGACTTGAGTTTGTGTCCAATCAGGAGTTCACCGAAAACGAGTTTATGAAATGGAAAGAGGCG ATGTTTGTTGCAGGTATGCAGTTTCCTACTCTGGATGAGATCAGCAAGAAAGAGCAGTCCATCAAAGAGGCGGTTAACTACAAATTTAATGACAAAGACATTGAAGAT attgtcaaagagaaagacagattcCGAAAGGCACCACCAAACTACGCTATGAAGAAAACGCAACTTCTCAAGGAGAAG GCCATGGCTGAGGAGACCGGTGATGGAGAGAAGGTCAAAGGACTGCAGGACCAGTTGAATGAGCTAGAGGAGAGGGCAGAAGCACTTGACCGACAGAGAACCAAAAACATCTCTGCCATCAG CTATATCAACCAGAGGAATCGGAGTTGGAACATTGTGGAATCTGAGAAGGCTCTGGTG GCAGAGGGACAGAATGCCAAGAACCAACAGATGGATCCGTTTACCAGAAGGCAGTGTAAACCAACCATGGTGTCCAAT GCAAGAGATCCCTCAGTCCACGCTGCTATTCTGGCTCATCTCAACCAGAAATACGGTTCAGGCTCGGGCCAGGACAACCCCCAGCAAGCTAACAAACAG GGCCAGACGGGCCAGAAAGACAAAGATAATAACAAGCCAAACAGTGACCTCTCAGAGGATCTTTTCAAAGTGCACGACTTTGATGTGAAAATCGACCTACAGGTTCCAAATGCTG AAGCAAAATCCCTGGCAGTAAGTTCAAATGCATTGCCTGTTAAAGATGGAGCTCCACGTCGGTCTCTTAACTTGGAGGACTACAAGAAAAGACGGGGACTCATCTGA
- the nusap1 gene encoding nucleolar and spindle-associated protein 1, whose amino-acid sequence MDLDSYKYVELQRLSKEVGLKANMKADKLLKALKQHFSQQQPASENGNDAPKEDAPVDTQETRTAVFVTERRGKSRTVKRKLCDPTPVTAEIEEKPVQAEESRSGTKRRKVSSTKDTSLPPEIPGDKDALEKNRETGDTNSDAHKQKGAGRKTAGKIPRHEGLMKKKPALRPTTPNFKKLHEAHFKKMESIDSYVQRKNKQMEVLRNSVKELKNLSENTLMKSVETKLPVSRASLFSPGVQEKKQIPERRRLTQQSANKPALKDSTTFKPTVLTTNKINVRFSKATQDNEYKRSLVKTPARMSPLVPLTSTPGRKSDIHSKSELNKSTNQINKTPGVATFVFSGNNSVSVTPGNTKNNTFDLKASLSRPLTYKPHKGKLKAFGAAQENSALNKSQTLPSHQKNYKQHQVQTRDERRVRQVEDRKQKKEMMLGAKRGLVMT is encoded by the exons ATGGATTTGGACTCGTATAAATATGTGGAATTGCAGCGCCTCTCTAAGGAGGTCGGACTGAAAGCCAATATGAAG GCTGATAAGCTGTTGAAGGCTTTGAAACAACACTTCTCGCAACAACAGCCGGCTTCTGAAAAC GGGAATGATGCGCCAAAAGAGGACGCTCCCGTAGATACGCAGGAAACTCGCACCGCTGTGTTCGTGACTGAACGCCGAGGGAAGAGCCGAACTGTCAAGAGAAAACTCTGCGACCCCACACCAGTCACTGCTGAG ATTGAGGAGAAGCCGGTACAGGCGGAAGAGAGCCGAAGTGGCACCAAAAGAAGAAAAGTGTCCTCAACCAAGGACACTTCACTTCCACCTGAAATTCCTGGTGATAAGGATGCTTTGGAGAAAAATAGAGAAACCGGAGACACCAATTCAGATGCTCACAAACAGAAAG GTGCTGGGAGAAAGACAGCAGGCAAAATCCCTCGTCATGAGGGTTTAATGAAGAAGAAGCCAGCTCTACGGCCCACAACTCCAA ACtttaaaaaacttcatgaagcTCACTTTAAAAAGATGGAGTCAATCGATTCTTACGTCCagagaaagaacaaacaaatggaGGTGCTGAGAAATTCTGTCAAGGAACTAAAG AATCTGTCAGAAAATACACTGATGAAATCTGTTGAAACAAAG CTGCCAGTTAGCCGAGCATCACTCTTCAGCCCTGGAGTGCAGGAAAAGAAGCAAATCCCAGAAAGACGCAGGCTTACTCAGCAGTCCGCCAATAAACCTGCTTTAAAGGACAGCACCACCTTTAAGCCAACTGTCctcacaacaaataaaatcaatgttcg GTTCTCAAAGGCCACTCAAGATAATGAATACAAGCGTTCACTTGTGAAGACCCCGGCACGTATGTCTCCTCTCGTCCCCCTTACCTCCACTCCAGGGAGAAAATCTGATATTCACTCCAAATCTGAATTGAATAAATCTACCAATCAGATCAATAAAACACCTG gAGTTGCAACATTTGTTTTCAGTGGAAACAATAGTGTGTCAGTCACACCAGGCAACACCAAGAACAACACATTTGATCTTAAGGCGAGTCTCTCTCGCCCATTAACCTACAAACCACACAAAG GGAAGCTGAAGGCTTTTGGAGCCGCACAGGAGAATTCAGCACTTAATAAATCTCAGACTCTTCCTTCACATCAGAAAAACTATAAACAGCACCAAGTACAAACCAG AGACGAGCGACGTGTCCGACAGGTGGAGGACAGGaaacaaaagaaagagatgATGTTGGGTGCCAAACGAGGCCTGGTCATGACATAA
- the ndufaf1 gene encoding complex I intermediate-associated protein 30, mitochondrial isoform X3 — translation MKEITGDQARPRTPAGPGKRYTLTSPKTQVQWEFRGPESLNQWIVSSDQEIGGRSAAYIKLGRNNTTCFLYGMLCSTAPRDGETRYSGYCTMRSKQPLGSFDRKKHYDWSTFNTLHMRIRGDGRPWMVNISAETYFSHQRDDIYSYFLYTRGGPYWQDVKIPFSKFFLSSRGRIQDDQHALWLDKVNSIGFTLGDKADGPFQLEIDFIALCNDHAHTEEFAYELYKRNPEV, via the exons ATGAAAGAGATTACAGGAGACCAGGCCAGGCCCCGGACACCCGCTGGCCCTGGCAAAAGATACACTTTGACTTCTCCAAAG ACCCAGGTCCAGTGGGAATTCCGTGGACCGGAAAGTCTGAATCAGTGGATTGTGTCATCTGATCAGGAGATTGGGGGCCGTAGTGCGGCATACATCAAGCTTGGAAGGAACAATACCACGTGTTTTCTATATGGGATGTTGTGCTCAACGGCTCCCCGTGATGGAGAGACAAGATATAGTGGATACTGCACAATGCGATCCAAACAACCACTG GGCTCATTTGACCGAAAAAAGCACTATGATTGGTCTACTTTCAACACCTTACACATGCGTATCCGTGGAGATGGAAGACCATGGATGGTGAACATTTCAGCAGAAACCTACTTTTCTCACCAGAGAGATGACATATATAGTTACTTCCTCTACACGAGAGGGGGGCCCTACTGGCAAGATGTCAAG ATCCCATTCTCTAAATTTTTCCTTTCTAGTCGGGGGAGGATACAAGATGATCAGCATGCTCTCTGGTTAGACAAG gtTAACAGTATTGGTTTTACATTGGGAGACAAAGCAGATGGCCCATTTCAGCTGGAGATTGACTTCATCGCACTGTGTAATGACCATGCCCATACAGAGGAGTTTGCATATGAGCTTTATAAGAGAAACCCAGAGGTCTAA